Genomic DNA from Mus musculus strain C57BL/6J chromosome 11, GRCm38.p6 C57BL/6J:
CTCTGGTGATGGGATTTCATACAGAAACTCTGTCCACCACCCTCTCATAGGTCAACTCCTGGAGTGGCTCCATTGAGATTGGAGTGACAGCACTGGATCCCAGTGTGTTGGACTTCCCGAGCAGTGCCACCGGGCTGAAGGGAGGCTCCTGGGTAGTGTCAGGCTGCTCAGTGCTGCGGGACGGGCGCTCTGTGTTGGAGGAATATGGCCAGGACCTGGACCAGCTTGTCGAAGGGGACCGTGTGGGTGTGGAACGCACAGCCACTGGGGAGCTCCGGCTCTGGGTAAACGGGCGGGATTGTGGTGTGGCAGCCACAGGCCTGCCTGCTCGTGTCTGGGCTGTTGTGGACCTTTATGGCAAGTGCACCCAGATCACTGTGCTGCCCTCCGAGCCAGGCTTCAGCCCTCCCACTCCTGTCCCCACACCTCCCCTTGAGCCCTTGGCCCCTCCAGAAGATTCAGCCCTGTTGGAACAGGGGACCTCTGTGGATGAAGGTGAGAACACAGCTTCGGGGAAACATGAGTTTTGGCTGAAGAAATGGGGCGAAAGCAGTCACAAGTCagctgggggagggaagggaccATTGAGCCCAGAGCCATTACAGGGGAATAGAGGGGTTAGAAGAGATGGTCTCCTGACTGGGCCCTGAAGCATGAGCTGAACCCTATTCCCCTCCCATCCTACCTGGTCCCTAGCCTTCATGGTGTCCCCAGCGCAGGCACGGCCGGAGACGTTTCCTAACAGCCTTGATTCGCATAATGGTGAGGGCTTCGGGGAAGGCCAGGGAAGGGGAGTGGGTACTGAGGCGGACAGGGTGGGATCTAAGAGACGGTAGGGAGAAGAGGGTCCCAAGCTGGCTGTGGGGAAGAGAgctctgtcttgacttccttcttcttgctgCTACAGACTTTGCCAGTATGGAGCTGTCTGAGGTGGTGAGCAACGCCATCCTGTCTGCCTACAATGGGGGCCTCCTTAATGTGAGCCTGAGCTCCCCACCAGCAGGGGACGGACTGGCATCCAGTGGGCCAGCCACTTCTCCCATCCTCACTTCCAACGATGCCCTGCTCTTCCATGAGAAGTGTGGGACCCTCATCAAACTcagcaacaacaataagacaGCAGAGCGCCGGAGGCCCCTGGATGAATTCAACAATGGAGTTGTCATGACCAACCGCCCACTTCGGGATAATGAAATGTTTGAGGTATGTAAAATCCTGGAGTCTGACTGTGCTTCCTGCCAAAGATTTGGAGCTAAACGTAGGGATTGATCTTTGGCGGCAATATGCCAACAACTGGTGAAGAACCAAGGCTTTGAGGGCCTGTcttctgttgttatatttcctGGACCTGTCTACTCTCACTCAACCCCAGATCCGGATCGACAAGCTTGTAGACAAGTGGTCTGGTTCCATCGAGAttggtgtcaccacccacaaccCCAATAGCCTGGAGTACCCAGCCACCATGACCAACCTGCAGTCAGGTACCAGCTCTGGGTAGGGGTAGGGACACAGGCTTGGAGTTGGTGAGATCCAGACAGCCTTTCCCTAACCAGGTGTCCATCTTTACCAGGCACCATCATGATGAGTGGCTGTGGGATCCTGACCAACGGCAAAGGCACTCGGCGGGAGTACTGCGAGTTCAGTCTGGACGAGCTGCAGGTGAGTGTGGAGCACAGCAGCCTGGGCAGTCCAGGGGAGCCCGGCCACCTGGGCCACCAGGCAGTGTCCCTTTCTGCATGAGGCTTCTTCTGAGGAGGCAAGGCCGTCTGGCAGGAGCTAAGGTATGCTCATTAGTAGCACCTTTTTTCCCTttggtgctaggaatggaacctaGGACCTTGGACACGTGTGGCAAGTGCTCTAGCACTGAGTTACAGCTCTAGCCCAATAGCACTAAGTAGGCCGAGATTttagagcaacaacaacaaaaaagattgttgttgttgttgttgttgttttaatttatttatttattatatgtaagtacactgtaactgtcttcagacgctccagaagagggcatcagatttcattacagatggttgtgagccaccatgtggttgctgggatttgaactcaggacctttggaagagcagtcggcactcttaaccgctgagccatctcaccagctccaagattgtttttaaaatagtttaatttagggctagagagatggctcaaaggttaagagcactgactgctcttctaaaggtcctgagttcaattcccagcaaccacatggtggctcacaaccacctgcaatgggatccgatgtcctcttctggtgtgtctgaagacagttacaatgtactcacataaatgaaatatttaaatctttttaaaagaaaagtttaattTAGTACCTACTTTACATTGGGCATTTAGGAAATGTGGAATTATTGTGTCTGGAAAGCAGGGACCCAGCTCCTGCCCAAGAGTGGCTTTATTTGAAATTCTTCAGTGGGTGGTCTCCTGTGAAATGGGGTGGCAGAAAGTGCCCAGGACTGCTGGAACCTGAGCCTGAGTGTAGCTGAATTCCAGACTAGGGTCTTTCTTCTTTGGTTAGGAGGGTGACCATATTGGCCTCACGAGGAAGTCCAACTCTGCCCTACACTTCTTCATTAATGGCATCGATCAGGGTAAGGTGGCACACAAGAAAGACTCCTGGCTCAGGGCCTTTAGTGGGTCATACCTCACCTTTCCTTGTGGTGCTTGCTCTTCCTGTTTGACTCTTCTTTCATCCTGTTCTGCTACAGGCGTAGCTACTCCATTGACACCACCAGTTGTATATGGTGTAGTAGACTTGTATGGAATGGCAGTGAAAGTGACCATCGTCCATAATAACAACCACAGTGACCGTCTCCGCCGGAACAACGCTATCCTGAGGGCTCTGTCCCCCGAGGGTGCTCTTCGTCGTGCTGCCCCTGCAGCCCAGGCAGAACCTGAACGCTTGCTCTTCCATCCTAACTGTGGCCAGAAGGCAGCTATCACCCACGAAGGACGCACTGCCCTGAGGCCCCAGTATGACCCATGGGATGGGAAGACACCTGCAAGGGGGCCCTAATAGGATGCGGGGGCACTGAGGTGGGAACATGGGAGGGTGTCTGTTATAGGAAGCCCTGGACAGAAAGGGGAAGACTTCTGGGAGCAAGAGATCTGGTTGGTTGTCTTGGGGCAGTGGGTATCAGACTAATATTCCTAGTTTAAGCCTTGACACACTCAGTATGCTGAGAGCTGAGTCCTCACTTGCTGTGTCCCCAGTGCCACTGATGACTTCAATCATGGCGTGGTACTGAGCAGCAGAGCCCTCCGGGATGGAGAGGTGTTCCAGGTGCGCATTGACAAGATGGTGGACAAATGGGCTGGCTCCATTGAGATTGGTGTCACCACCCATAACCCTGCCTACCTCCAGCTACCCTCTACTATGACCAACTTACGCTCTGGTGAGCCCCACGAAGGGCAGGGTCGATGCAGGGTGCCAGAGAAGCAGCAGCTCCAGGGTTACAGTTTGTTCCTTGTTCCTCATTATCTGCTGCCACTGCTGTTCCTACAGGGACCTGGATGATGACTGGGAATGGGGTCATGCACAATGGGACAACCATCCTAGATGAATATGGGCACAACCTGGACCGCCTCAAGGTGAGAGAGCAGTCATACTGATTGGATATAGTTCTGGGGGAGTCAGGGAGGCTTGGTAGATGCAGGGCCATCTCAGGCAGGAACTCTGCCTGACTCCTCACTCCAGCCTCACTTTTTCCAAGGCAGGGGACACCGTGGGTGTGGTGCGGCGGGAGGATGGAACGCTCCACTTCTTCGTCAATGGGATGACTCAGGGCCCTGCTGCCTGGAATGTCCCCCCGGGGGTCTATGCTGTTGTTGATCTCTACGGCCAGGCTGCCCAGGCTACTATTGTGGATGACGTGGGTGAGGGCCCGACAGGGCTGGGGTAGAGGATTAGGGTGGCCTTGGGAATCCTTAAAGAAACCTAGAGACTTAATGGGTGATATCTACTATTGCAGAGGTGCCTCCAGTCTCTGAGCCACTCCCTGAAGGAAACAACCAGATGTCTCCCAGTTCTCCATCCTCAGCAGCTGGGGGCTCTGACCTTCGCTTCCACCAGCTGCACGGCAGTAATGCAGTCATCACCAATGGTGGCCGCACTGCTCTCCGCCACAACTGCCGCAGCGAGTTCAACGATGCCATTGTCATTTCCAACCGGTCAGTCTCTAGATTTTCGTGTCTCTACTGTCCCACTGCCTACTTACGTAGGGCCTTAGTGATCCCCACTCTCCCTGACAGAGCCCTGCGGGATGGAGAACTGTTTGAAATTGTCATTCAGAAGATGGTAGATCGTTGGTCAGGCTCCATCGAAGCTGGTGAGGGACCCTCTGTGCAGGGACTGTAGGGTACAGGATCCCTGGGTCCTCGGGATCACTTCTTACCTTGTGTTTTCTCCTAGGAGTTACTGCTATTCGGCCGGAAGACCTAGAATTTCCCAACACCATGACAGACATTGACTATGATACGTGGATGCTGAGGTTAGGCCGTCTAACCTTGAATCCAGCTTAGCAGGGATGGCTGGAGCTGGGTAATATCAGACAACTAAGCCTGTGGTGGCTATAGGACTGAAAGACTCTGGAACCTAATATCCTTTCTCCTCAGTTCTGAGAATTCCCACCCAAGTAGCCCACAGAGCAGTTCCTGCTTTTCTCTGTGGGAATTCTAGGGACAAAGACAGAACTGGGCCTCAGACTAAGGTCAAGTCTCTGTGCCTGATGTCCAtaacactggatggttttgataGGCAGAGACCGAGTAGGGGCCAATTAGTGATGAGGCAGGGAAGCTAAATCCCTCCTCCTGTCTTCTCAGTGGTACAGCTATCATGCAAGATGGCAATACGATGCGCAACAACTATGGGTGTGATCTGGACGCGCTGGGCACAGGTGCACGAATTGGCATGATGCGAACTGCCAAGGGTGATCTGCACTATTTCATTAATGGACAGGACCAAGGCGCTGCCTGCTCAGGCTTGCCTCCGGGTAAAGGTGACTACTCTGGCTTCCAGCCTGCCCCCCTTTGCTCAGATGGATCAGGCCCTCAGGCTTCTGATGCCTTCTTTCCTACACAGAGGTGTATGCAGTTGTGGATCTCTATGGCCAGTGTGTCCAAGTGTCTATCACCAATGCTACCGGCCCCATGGACAACAGCCTGGCCACCAGCAATACTGCCACTGAGAAGTCATTCCCCTTGCATTCCCCAGGTATTGCTTAAGGAGTTTGTGAGTAGGGGGGTACTTATATCTGAGACACAGAGTCTCATAATCTCCTTGACTCCCAGAGTCTAACATACCATGTACTGGGCATCTTGAGTCTTACTGTGGTGCAAGGTGTCCAGAGGTCTTGAGTCATGGCAGATGGGGCCTTAGCTTCACCAGCAGCCTGTCTGAAGGTAGTCACCTAACCCTACCCCTTTACCAAACATCTCTCCACAGTGGCGGGTGTGGCTCACCGATTCCATAGCATGTGTGGCAAGAATGTCACTCTGGAGGAGGATGGCACACGGGCAGTCCGTGTGGCTGGCTACGCACATGGCCTCGTTTTCAGCACCAAAGAGCTCAAGGCTGAAGAAGTTTTTGAGGTGGGCTGCAGAGAAGTAGAAGGGGCTTTACCAGCCCGTCAGACAGGACCACCCAATGTTTGCTTTCTCACAGGTGAAAGTGGAAGAGCTAGACGAGAAGTGGGCAGGCTCCCTCCGGCTGGGGCTGACCACACTTGCACCAGAGGACATGGGGCCTGGAGCGGGCAGTGGTCCAGGGCTGCCTCCTTCCTTGCCTGAACTCCGGACAAAGACCACCTGGATGGTGTCCAGCTGTGAAGTGAGGCGTGATGGGCACCTCCAAAGGATGAACTATGGCCGGAACCTCGAGAGACTAGGGGTGAAGCACCTGGCACTGGAGCAGGCGGTGGGGGCTAGGGGTGAGAGTAGAGACAGATCACTGAGCTGGCCTTGTTGAACCTTGGATCTAGGTGGGAAGCCGTGTGGGCATTCGTCGGTGTGCAGATGACACAATGCACATCTtggtagatggagaagatatgGGGCCTGCTGCCGCTGGCATTGCCAAGGTAGATCTAAGAGCTTCTTTGAATTTGGGGAGGTACTAGTTGGTTGGAGTTCTTGTGctgatttctgttttttttttttttttcttgtgctgaTTTCTGACTTGCTTCCTTGGTCTGTTCCCAGAATGTGTGGGCTGTGTTGGATCTGTATGGGCCAGTACGCAGTGTGGCCATTGTCAGCTCCACAAGGCTGGAGGAACCAGAAGGCACCCAGCCGCCTTCTCCCAGCTCAGACACTGGCAGTGAGGTCGAGGAAGATGATGAGGTCGAGGAGCAGGGGCTGAGAGTAAGGCTGCATTAGGGCCTGCTGGGTTGCTACGCTACCAGTTACCAGGGTAGTGGGATCTATCTCCTGGTCCAGCAAAGTTCATAGTTGAACTCTGTGTGCACTCTAGTGTAGTGGGTAAAACCTGCTATTGATATCCTGTTTAGCTCACTCTGTATTTCCACTCCAGGGCCAGAATCAAGTGGGGATTGTGCCCACAGCCCTTGAATTCCTGGAGAACCATGGGAAGAATATCCTCTTATCCAACGGGAACCGCACAGCCACTCGGGTGGCCAGCTATAACCAGGGCATCGTTGTCATCAGTCAGCCCCTGGTGCCCCATATGCTTGTTCAGGTGTGCCTTTCTTCCTGCCTAGCTTATTACTACTCCAGGGTGAGAGGCCCTTTCTCTTGCAAATGAAAAGATAGGTAAGAAATTAGCCAGCTGAGctagtagtggtggcacatgcctttattcccagtacttggaagcaGAGAGACGCAggcggatctttgtgagtttaaggccagcctggtctacataatgagttccaggacagccaggcctatgtaGAGAAAtgcctcaaaagaacaaaaaaccaaacagaagaacaaaagccAGTTGAAGGAAGTCTTTAGGAACAGACCAGGGTTCAAAGAGAAAGGATGTTGGGGGTACAGTTCAGTGTAGAACATTTGTTTGACGTGTACAAGGGCCTGGATTCTGTTCCCTGCAGCagtagagacagggaaggagataTCAGAGTTGATAGTTTCTGCTCTCTACAAACATCAAGAAGGGCAGTGTATCAGGCAGGTCACACTCTGTACAGAGACTgatgtgggtaggtgggtggcctCTGTCTGTAAGCTGTGCATGTAGAATAGTCCCTTCTCGTGCAGGTGCGAATAGACTTCCTGAACCGACAGTGGACATCTTCTCTTGTTCTGGGAGTTATCACCTGCCCACCTGAGAGGCTTAACTTCCCTGCCTCTGCTTGTGCCCTTAAACGGGCAGCCTGGCTCCTGCGGGGCCGGGGTGTCTTCCACAATGGTCTGAAGGTGAGGAGGGACCCAGGAAGAATGAAGTGACCCAAGCCTCTGAGTGGAGAGGAGCTGGCCAAAGGGAGACGTGCATGTCCTTACCCGGACCACCTTTGGCCTATTGCTTCCTCCTGTGCTCCTGCCATTGAGAATGTTAAAGTTGGAAGTAAAAAGGGGGACTCTAGGTAAATGAATTGGGAATAGGGCCTAGGCAGTAGGCAAAGATA
This window encodes:
- the Neurl4 gene encoding neuralized-like protein 4 isoform 1 (isoform 1 is encoded by transcript variant 1) → MAAGSGGSGGSGAGPGPGPGPGGGGGPGSSGPGLGSGGGLGGGGELHPRTGRLVSLSACGRTARRQQPGQEFNHGLVLSREPLRDGRVFTVRIDRKVNSWSGSIEIGVTALDPSVLDFPSSATGLKGGSWVVSGCSVLRDGRSVLEEYGQDLDQLVEGDRVGVERTATGELRLWVNGRDCGVAATGLPARVWAVVDLYGKCTQITVLPSEPGFSPPTPVPTPPLEPLAPPEDSALLEQGTSVDEAFMVSPAQARPETFPNSLDSHNDFASMELSEVVSNAILSAYNGGLLNVSLSSPPAGDGLASSGPATSPILTSNDALLFHEKCGTLIKLSNNNKTAERRRPLDEFNNGVVMTNRPLRDNEMFEIRIDKLVDKWSGSIEIGVTTHNPNSLEYPATMTNLQSGTIMMSGCGILTNGKGTRREYCEFSLDELQEGDHIGLTRKSNSALHFFINGIDQGVATPLTPPVVYGVVDLYGMAVKVTIVHNNNHSDRLRRNNAILRALSPEGALRRAAPAAQAEPERLLFHPNCGQKAAITHEGRTALRPHATDDFNHGVVLSSRALRDGEVFQVRIDKMVDKWAGSIEIGVTTHNPAYLQLPSTMTNLRSGTWMMTGNGVMHNGTTILDEYGHNLDRLKAGDTVGVVRREDGTLHFFVNGMTQGPAAWNVPPGVYAVVDLYGQAAQATIVDDVEVPPVSEPLPEGNNQMSPSSPSSAAGGSDLRFHQLHGSNAVITNGGRTALRHNCRSEFNDAIVISNRALRDGELFEIVIQKMVDRWSGSIEAGVTAIRPEDLEFPNTMTDIDYDTWMLSGTAIMQDGNTMRNNYGCDLDALGTGARIGMMRTAKGDLHYFINGQDQGAACSGLPPGKEVYAVVDLYGQCVQVSITNATGPMDNSLATSNTATEKSFPLHSPVAGVAHRFHSMCGKNVTLEEDGTRAVRVAGYAHGLVFSTKELKAEEVFEVKVEELDEKWAGSLRLGLTTLAPEDMGPGAGSGPGLPPSLPELRTKTTWMVSSCEVRRDGHLQRMNYGRNLERLGVGSRVGIRRCADDTMHILVDGEDMGPAAAGIAKNVWAVLDLYGPVRSVAIVSSTRLEEPEGTQPPSPSSDTGSEVEEDDEVEEQGLRGQNQVGIVPTALEFLENHGKNILLSNGNRTATRVASYNQGIVVISQPLVPHMLVQVRIDFLNRQWTSSLVLGVITCPPERLNFPASACALKRAAWLLRGRGVFHNGLKICEKFGPNLDTCPEGTILGLRLDSSGGLHLHINGVDQGVAVPDVPQPCHALVDLYGQCEQVTIVSPDPGTASGKIAGTQGDMEKADMVDGIKESVCWGPPPAASPLKSCEYHALCSRFQELLLLPEDYFMPPPKRSLCYCESCRKLRGDEAHRRRGEPPREYALPFGWCRFNLRVNPHLEAGTLTKKWHMAYHGSSVAVVRRVLDRGELGAGTTSILSCRPLKGEPGVGFEEPGENCAPPREEQPPPVLLSPSLQYAGAEMLASKVQFRDPKSQRTHQAQVAFQVCVRPGSYTPGPPSAALRELPDQHFSPSELEWVTKEKGATLLYALLVRVE
- the Neurl4 gene encoding neuralized-like protein 4 isoform X3, whose protein sequence is MSPSSPSSAAGGSDLRFHQLHGSNAVITNGGRTALRHNCRSEFNDAIVISNRALRDGELFEIVIQKMVDRWSGSIEAGVTAIRPEDLEFPNTMTDIDYDTWMLSGTAIMQDGNTMRNNYGCDLDALGTGARIGMMRTAKGDLHYFINGQDQGAACSGLPPGKEVYAVVDLYGQCVQVSITNATGPMDNSLATSNTATEKSFPLHSPVAGVAHRFHSMCGKNVTLEEDGTRAVRVAGYAHGLVFSTKELKAEEVFEVKVEELDEKWAGSLRLGLTTLAPEDMGPGAGSGPGLPPSLPELRTKTTWMVSSCEVRRDGHLQRMNYGRNLERLGVGSRVGIRRCADDTMHILVDGEDMGPAAAGIAKNVWAVLDLYGPVRSVAIVSSTRLEEPEGTQPPSPSSDTGSEVEEDDEVEEQGLRGQNQVGIVPTALEFLENHGKNILLSNGNRTATRVASYNQGIVVISQPLVPHMLVQVRIDFLNRQWTSSLVLGVITCPPERLNFPASACALKRAAWLLRGRGVFHNGLKICEKFGPNLDTCPEGTILGLRLDSSGGLHLHINGVDQGVAVPDVPQPCHALVDLYGQCEQVTIVSPDPGTASGKIAGTQGDMEKADMVDGIKESVCWGPPPAASPLKSCEYHALCSRFQELLLLPEDYFMPPPKRSLCYCESCRKLRGDEAHRRRGEPPREYALPFGWCRFNLRVNPHLEAGTLTKKWHMAYHGSSVAVVRRVLDRGELGAGTTSILSCRPLKGEPGVGFEEPGENCAPPREEQPPPVLLSPSLQYAGAEMLASKVQFRDPKSQRTHQAQVAFQVCVRPGSYTPGPPSAALRELPDQHFSPSELEWVTKEKGATLLYALLVRVE